tctgctgGATTCGGGTGTTGTCCCCCATCATAACCCTTACTCtaacttgctctggaggccagATCCCCCCCCAGATAAACTGCAGGTAGCTGAACAGCACAATGGCACTGAGGAAGGCAAAGTTGGTGGCCACGCCGATGACTGCAGATGTCAGGGGGAAGTTGTACAGAACATATCTTATACCAGTGAAGTAAGCATGGATACGGAGTTGAGATGAGTAGACCTGCACTCGTTTGGACTGGATCTCAATGACTGCACCAACAGAGGGTTGATAAGCGTTTGTCTTGTAGTCTGAGAAGAGCTCGACCTGAATGAGCTGCTTCTGCTCAGACATGCCAGTCAGAAGCAAAGGAGAGAACAGTAAAGTGCCCAGGCTCTGCAGAAGGCTGGATCGGTAATGCAGCATTGTAGATCGGCCCACTGATGAGACAATCTTCCCGCCCTTGGTGTAGCAAGACATCTTGACCATGAACATGCCCAAGTGTTCATTGACAGGGGATTCGGGCATCTCTAACTCTAAAGATACCCGATAAGGCTGACCGTAAGCCATCACTTGGTCCCTCTCGTTTTTCACGAAGGAGATGTTGGCCATGGGGAATGAACAGAGTGTGGACTCCGAGCCATCACAATCTGATGTGTAGTAGAAGTGCACAGGGGTGGAGAAGCTCACAGTGGGCATGTAGGAGTAGTAGAAGCTTCCATAGAGAAAGATGGACACCCATAGTAGCAGAAACAGGACACAGAAGAGGATGCCAGCCTGCAATATTGTCCGCCGGGCTTTGAGGAGGGTCACAGCTGCAACATCCTGCATCCAGTGTAGCACCAGTCCCACCGTAGCACCCATCGTGTCTGCTCCAGACCGTTGTTGGCTCCTTGTTTGTGAAGTTGTTCGTCCTTCGAGCCCCATCGACTGCTGCTGCCTCCTTGGTGGGTCTTTATATTCATTCATCGGTGGGCGTCTTCCCTCCGAAACTGTGAAATCGCTTATCTCCAGCCTCCCATGTCTACTGAACTAacaacacactcactcactcagctcAGGTTGAGTTTTTTCTTGTTAAGCTAGATTgttttacaaatgtaaataagcTAACGTTACTCGGCAAAAATATCCACGACTCCGAAAGGTGATACGTTTTAGTTGTCTTCCAGACTCGTTTGGTGAGTTTCTAAGCTCGTTAGCAACTCAGCTAGCCTTTAAACATAGCTTCTGCTGTACACAAAACATGACCCTACGAACCGGAAGCTGATGTTCTCTTTCTTCTGTGCCACTCTGGAGCAGCAAGACAGAGCCGCAACACCGACGCCAGGGAAGGGAGCAGACCCAGACTGAGAGACTGCGATGGGTAAGAAAAGTCGCCTCACAGGCGGAGCGGTCGGTCGGAGAACGATCCTTCAGCTTTCACCTCCCGGGCTCCGCGGTGGAGAGAGGGAAGAAGCCCCCTCGGGATCTGATGGTATTCTTTACTGTTACCTCAGTGGCTTGTTAGCGACAGGCTAGCTGAATGCTAAATGCGTGAAGTGTGCAGATAGGGCCCATCTCGTAAAAAACGATGTATTCCACTAAATGCAGCTGCCACATTAATAACTTTCGCGAAAAAACAAGCAATCTTACGAAATATATCTCAATGATAGTAAAATGTTAGCTTATGAAACgaaataatacatttttattttagctATTGGCTAACATGCTAAGTAAGCAAGCTAGTTTTTTGTGAACATGCCAAAACAGGCTTATGGCAAATCACTGGGCCAGCTTAACCACATATAATGAAACTCCCTAATTAAAATATACTGACATTTAACTTGGTTTAGTGGTGTGAGTGTGGTGTCTGTATGGGAGAATGGCGTTATCTTCTAGCTTAACTAGCTCGCTGTAGCAGCTGTTTAGCCCACTGCTAACCTCTGGGCTGACATTTTTGCAGACGAACAGGAGGGTAATGGACTCAGATTCGTGAGAGATAGAATAACAAACATGAAGATTCCCGCAGTAAAGGCCACGGGTAAGAGTAAATGTGTCTATATGTGGAGCTGGTTTTCTTTATCATGCAATGGAAAACGTTTTGATCTGACACAGTTGTTTTGTGTCCACCTGTAGAGGGTTTGTCCTTGCTTGGAGCGTATGATGATAGTGATGAAGACGATGATGGAGACTCGCAGATTGTTATGGCGAAGTCAACTGACATCGACAGTACATTGGCAAATTTCATGGCTGTAAGTAACATTTGCATAATATTGTATTGAtttagaattaaacaaatagaaAATATAGTTGTCAGAAATGTAAATTCTTGTTGTTCTGATCCCACCACAGGAAATTGATGCAATCACCACCCAGCCAAATTCAGAAGATGCAACATCTCATCCTTCAGTCCCAACTACCAACCCACCCAGACCTGAGGGTAATGCTCAACAGCCAGCCGCCAGTGGGGAACGGGACCAACAAAGCAAAGAGTTTGAGTATAATACTCAGTGCTCACTTGCTGGAGGTAACTATCTGTTCTTTATTTTGGATCAAGGATTCAAAGCCTGATATCCCACTTATTGACAAAAGACCCTTTTCAAGTATCTCTGTTGCATAAAACTCTTCTGCCATCTAGTGGTTATTTTGGTGTAGCCTACAGTTTGTACCCCAGTTAAATTACATTTCACAATATTGCCTTAGTGTGGTACATCCCCAAAACATATGGTGGATGTATCTGCTTGATACTATGGTATTGGTTTTAGCATATATTACAAAGATCACCTAAAATATGTCATGATTTTGTTTCAAAGCATCTAatttatatgttttgttttgcagTTGATGTCGAGATGGGAGACTGGCAGGAGGTGTGGGATGAGAACTCtggctgctactactactggaACACTCTGACCAACGAGGTGTCCTGGGAGCTCCCGCACTATTTAGCCGATCAGATGCAAATCCGCGGGCAGTATGCCAACAGGTAGGAAAAACTGAAAGAGAAGCATTATTATCATAATTtagtaataataaataaatccttctaGTTACAACATCTTAAGTACAGTTAATTTCACTTTTTTGGATTTGTTTTCAGTACAGCAAGTCAGTGATGTATTTTGTGTATTTCTTTGTAGCTCTAGTCTCAACGGCAATGGCACTGCACATTCAGATCATCACACCAAAGAAAGTGTTGCACCTGCTACAGCCCCGCCATCAGTGAAAGAGACCAAAGTGAAGGCAAGTTTCATTTAAGTCTAACACAAATGTAAATGAGCTTGGCTTATGTCGTGTTTAATACATCATGCTCATATTTCTTTCTTATAGGAGGTAATTGAGAGTGTTGTCGGCCTCACAAGTGAAGAGGAGGACCTCCGTGGAGTCGCTGCATCTCTGCTTGGTCCGCTGATCCCTACTGAAGTGAAAGAAGCAGAGGAAAAATGGAGGAAAATGCTACTTAAAAGCTTGGATGAGCCTGAGGACAGTTTGGATTCTGATGGAGATGGTGTTCACCCTGCAGGATCCCCCTCCACCCCTCGGTCAGACCCTGACCCAATCCCAACTACCCATAAAGATCCTTCCACCAAGAAGCAGTCGGGAGAAAACTCTGACGCTGAGGAGGAGACGGAGGAAGACACAATAGAGCTGGAACTGGCTCTGGAGAGGAAAAAGGTGGGTTTTAAAGCAGTATTTGATTACTTGCAGGAATAATttcaacatatatatatatatattttttttttttgtgcagcAGTGTTTTGACATTGCATTTAACATGTTGTCTGGATCTTAGGCTGAACTCCGGGCGCTGGAGGATGGTGATGGGAGCGCAGGGGGCTCCAGTCCTTCTTCTGAGACGAGCCAAGAACTTGGTTCTCGTGTCCCTTTAGTGAAGAAGAACCGGTGGAAGACTGCCTTCCCCTCTCTTCCCAGCCCGGAATCCGACAGCAGAGGCTCAGACCTACAGGACAACGCAGAGACTGGtgagaacaaataaatatacattATGCAAGGTGGCGTGCATGACAGACATATTGGACTTATTAAATGTTTTTAGACAAAAACTTAAACATCTTTTGTCTCTTTCAGCTCTTCCTATGGTTCTAGAGAGCGTTGCAGAAGGAGAAGACAAGGACATTGACAGTTCTGAGGAGAAAACTGTTGCAAAGCCACCGGCTAAAGAAGAGGTGGAAACACCTGAGCTCAAGGTAACCACAATGTTACCATCACTACTATGACATTTCCTTTTTGAGACATGTTTTTAATGATGTCAAAAATGTAGTTTCAGATAGGAGAACTGGCCAACACCTTAACCAGCAAGATGGAGTTCCTTGGGATAAACAAAAAGGCGATTTCAAACTTTCAGTTTCTTCTGCTACAAACTGAGGTGAGAGACCATTTTAAGGCAATACTATCCTGGCCTCCAGTTGATAACCCACatctaaaatatttaacgccAATTTTTTCCCCATATCATTTAATGATACGTCTTGTGTGGTAGtcgttaatatttaaaatcctCATTATAATCTATTACAAGGTGTCATTCTCGAAAATTACTGTAATTACTCTTTCATCTTACCCATCTATCTTGTGGCTCTTCTGTCTCGATGCATCTTTATCCCTTTACTTCTACTTCCTGCGCTCTATCTAACTCTTGTCTCCTGTCCCTCCCCCTTCTCTTCCCCCCCCCGCAGACTCGGATTGCTGACTGGAGGGAAGGCGCTCTGAACGGGATCTATCTTCGCCGCAGGCTTCAGGAAGCTGCCGAACACATAAAATATTACGAACTTAACGCGACTCCTAAAGGCTGGTCCTGCCACTGGGACAGGTACGCGCTCCTTACCTTTCACATCTCTAAACTCCTTCGTCCCCCAAAAATCTTACCGTGTGACTACACCCTTCTCAGGGCCGAGGTTGCAGACTTTGTTACATGACTTGGGGAGAAGCTTAACCAGTCTCAGAGGATCAGAATACTTGCCAGAAACAGACTCTTCAGGTTTCTGTGATGCAATCCTGGCACATACTGATAAGGGAGCATCCACTCTGGGCCAGACGGCTTCCTGTTAAATATTCCTGCCACAGAGGAAACTCCCTGCCCCCATAACACAGACTCTTAAGCCCTTTGTTGTGAGGGCATTTGTAGACTGATTATGGGTCCAGTCAGTGGAAAATATGGGAGGGGGGAATATGGTAGGAAGGTTGGTTGTTTGGGAGAGTTTTGAACTTTACAGGACTACAACCACCAGAATGCAATGCAGCAGAGTGATGCCGTGGAAGCGAGGAGTATCACGCATCAAATAAAAGGTGAAGATGGAGCAATGACGGGATCCAGCAGGTCAGACCTACTCTATTTCATATGTCTTCCTGTTTTTTTAATATTCTTCTTTCTGATGTTAAACCAGTTGACTGTGCTTGTCATTTTTCTGAACAATGGTTGTTAATGGTGCTTCCTCCCTGGCGTCTTCCTCTGTCTGGGAGGGAATGGTTGTCTAAAAAATGGAACAAATGTGACAACCATGGTGTGAGCTGCTGAATGCTACTTTCAGGACCTAGAGATGGTTTGAATTGCTTTCTTTGATTTTGAGAGCAAGGTGGGTTCCCTATCCACATCCAAAGGCACTCTCTAATTGGGTTTTTTCGATTTGGACGGCTAAAGTCGCTGTCCTTACCAACACGCCTTCCCTTTATTGTGGCCTTTATGTCCACTCTTGCCCCTCCGTCCCAGGGTATCATGCCAATCAGCCAGTTGCAAGGCCAGTCATTGAAACTCCTGCCTTTTATCTCTCTTGTCCCAATCTTTAGAGAGCACAGGCGGTATTTCTATGTGAACGACCGGACCAATGCCTCCCAGTGGGACTTCCCGAAAAAGGAAgacaaggaggaggaggacctgAAAGATACCCAGACACAGACTTCCAGTCAAGGGGACAGCAAAACATCCTCTGCATCTGCTGGTGGGGTCACAGGTCAGTCTATTACTACTCCTGCTTCTCCAAAGACCTGCAAATTGACTaagatatataaaatatatattattgttccTTTTTTACAAGTGTGTTTCCTAATAAATATATGCATGGGAGTGAATATTGTATTGATGAATTAAGTGCATATCATGTGACTAAATCCTGTTCCTTATATGTAtacaataaataatataatagaTACAAGTAgaaattagggctgcacgattttgggaaaaaatctaattgcgatttttctgacaaatattgcgattcgaattgcgatatttgctttttagcgacccaacggaagtttattgtaaactgcggccataactccggctaggaaggtcgtatcaacgtactcccgtctctagcgcccccgcagcccgagctacgagtgaaagaactaaacttacatgaaacttccgttgggttgctttaaagtcaagcttcagtttaagattcaccctgtaatagaaacatgtgatggctcagatggtttgtttcaccaaaccatctaaagctccattggaagccatttggaaagggcaggcactttcaaaagcacttggcaggtgattggatcaatctgtctatcaccttctatcatgggccaattctgattgattaacaatggctggtacatgtggagcacagcacttctgattggtgtggatgactgacacacaagagaaaaaaaaaaagtttgcgATTTaataatcgcatcatttaaaatcgcgatttcgatttaaaatcgattaatcgttcagccctagtagAAATATATTTGGAGGGGTAATCTTTGGTATGATAATAACTTCcgttttctctttcttttcttAAATATCCAGGATCTTGTACCTCTCCCTCCGCCGCCCCACCAACTCCTCCTCAGCCCGGTGCCACATCCCTCGCTCCCCCATCTCAACCTCCGCTTCCTGACAGCCCACCACCTCCTCCACCTTCCAGCCAGCCTccgcccccccctctcccccc
This region of Pseudochaenichthys georgianus chromosome 6, fPseGeo1.2, whole genome shotgun sequence genomic DNA includes:
- the LOC117448693 gene encoding seipin-like, translating into MNEYKDPPRRQQQSMGLEGRTTSQTRSQQRSGADTMGATVGLVLHWMQDVAAVTLLKARRTILQAGILFCVLFLLLWVSIFLYGSFYYSYMPTVSFSTPVHFYYTSDCDGSESTLCSFPMANISFVKNERDQVMAYGQPYRVSLELEMPESPVNEHLGMFMVKMSCYTKGGKIVSSVGRSTMLHYRSSLLQSLGTLLFSPLLLTGMSEQKQLIQVELFSDYKTNAYQPSVGAVIEIQSKRVQVYSSQLRIHAYFTGIRYVLYNFPLTSAVIGVATNFAFLSAIVLFSYLQFIWGGIWPPEQVRVRVMMGDNTRIQQRREEARKRMDKENSQKDLCSPQVIGSVNEASDIQGNDTVVEASSKEPPEIPDASGSDAPDTKEEESEEGSHDSLVPTGEDGSDGLEGCQLPSQGENTLRQRTGPWMSL
- the fnbp4 gene encoding LOW QUALITY PROTEIN: formin-binding protein 4 (The sequence of the model RefSeq protein was modified relative to this genomic sequence to represent the inferred CDS: deleted 1 base in 1 codon), whose protein sequence is MGKKSRLTGGAVGRRTILQLSPPGLRGGEREEAPSGSDDEQEGNGLRFVRDRITNMKIPAVKATEGLSLLGAYDDSDEDDDGDSQIVMAKSTDIDSTLANFMAEIDAITTQPNSEDATSHPSVPTTNPPRPEGNAQQPAASGERDQQSKEFEYNTQCSLAGVDVEMGDWQEVWDENSGCYYYWNTLTNEVSWELPHYLADQMQIRGQYANSSSLNGNGTAHSDHHTKESVAPATAPPSVKETKVKEVIESVVGLTSEEEDLRGVAASLLGPLIPTEVKEAEEKWRKMLLKSLDEPEDSLDSDGDGVHPAGSPSTPRSDPDPIPTTHKDPSTKKQSGENSDAEEETEEDTIELELALERKKAELRALEDGDGSAGGSSPSSETSQELGSRVPLVKKNRWKTAFPSLPSPESDSRGSDLQDNAETALPMVLESVAEGEDKDIDSSEEKTVAKPPAKEEVETPELKFQIGELANTLTSKMEFLGINKKAISNFQFLLLQTETRIADWREGALNGIYLRRRLQEAAEHIKYYELNATPKGWSCHWDREHRRYFYVNDRTNASQWDFPKKEDKEEEDLKDTQTQTSSQGDSKTSSASAGGVTGSCTSPSAAPPTPPQPGATSLAPPSQPPLPDSPPPPPPSSQPPPPPLPPGSPPPPPPPPDSDEEIMEVEMEMDDDDDGEPPAPGTELDGSGRPPLPPGTASMKILESSGPYGKGQKRKAGQMNKAITIGSNAILYTQPAFSAAPLMSAAAYWGVPAVPAPLVPCEPPAPPLPALPPQPPLPPSQPPSEPPAAKALPTDKTKKVKKEKTKKSKIKMPSLVKKWQSIQKELDEEEKSSSSDEDRDQLNKRGIEDWKVQQLMTGKASKNANFESLPDNWRDRLKKRKTTNKT